In a genomic window of Coriobacteriia bacterium:
- a CDS encoding AAA family ATPase: MAATARYFAGVLNLGEQPDYEQVARTIDLMRASGVPVEPLPAVVRDGTTKLPFLAKGRTVPSPLDNELRDPRGDIERLSRWHLDAYANVDPRKAGADTLDALVRLERESSDREGNVRPADLRPRPEPCRDLERVFEGLVGLDRQQAVLRKVGTLAAKHGREAVGCLHMAFLGAPGTGKTELARRLLSYYEALGVTGGGSFVKVSAADLVGRYVGTSAARTRSALDRARGGLLFVDEAYALMDSSSYGQEAIDTLVDGLEDRRDELVCVFAGYPDEMEQLFARNPGLRDRFAFRVAFDDYTPAELAQIFRLLAQARGFSVDDGALKAAKRLLGQLRGTRGFANARTARRLMERCLLEAAQARDEALICAPDVEAAYAEPDLGGDARSARIGFTA, encoded by the coding sequence ATGGCAGCAACTGCCCGGTACTTCGCCGGGGTACTCAACCTGGGCGAGCAACCCGACTACGAGCAGGTCGCCCGCACCATCGACCTGATGCGTGCCAGTGGCGTGCCGGTGGAGCCCCTGCCAGCGGTCGTGCGCGACGGGACGACGAAGCTGCCGTTTCTCGCAAAGGGGCGGACGGTGCCCTCCCCGCTCGACAACGAGCTGCGCGACCCGCGCGGCGACATCGAGCGTCTGTCTCGCTGGCACCTCGACGCCTACGCCAACGTCGACCCGCGCAAGGCGGGCGCCGACACGCTGGACGCCCTCGTGCGCCTCGAGCGTGAGTCCTCCGACCGGGAGGGAAACGTGCGCCCAGCCGACCTGCGACCTCGCCCCGAGCCTTGCCGAGACCTCGAGCGCGTCTTCGAAGGCCTCGTGGGGCTCGACCGCCAGCAGGCCGTCCTACGCAAAGTGGGCACGCTGGCCGCCAAACACGGGCGCGAAGCCGTGGGATGCCTGCACATGGCGTTCCTCGGCGCCCCGGGCACCGGCAAGACGGAGCTGGCACGGCGCCTGCTCTCCTACTACGAGGCGCTCGGCGTCACGGGCGGCGGCTCGTTCGTCAAGGTGAGTGCCGCCGACCTCGTGGGGCGCTACGTCGGCACGAGCGCGGCGCGCACCCGCTCAGCGCTTGACCGGGCCCGCGGTGGACTGCTGTTCGTCGACGAGGCGTATGCGCTCATGGACTCGAGCAGCTACGGCCAGGAGGCCATCGACACGCTCGTCGACGGCCTGGAGGATAGGCGAGACGAGCTCGTCTGCGTCTTTGCCGGCTATCCCGACGAGATGGAGCAGCTCTTCGCGCGCAACCCGGGCCTGCGCGACCGCTTCGCCTTCCGCGTGGCGTTCGACGACTACACACCCGCCGAGCTCGCCCAGATATTCCGCCTGCTGGCACAGGCGCGGGGATTCTCGGTCGACGATGGCGCACTCAAGGCGGCGAAGCGTCTGCTCGGGCAGCTCCGGGGCACGAGAGGCTTTGCCAACGCCCGCACGGCGCGCCGCCTCATGGAGCGCTGTCTGCTCGAAGCCGCCCAGGCCCGCGACGAGGCGCTCATCTGCGCGCCGGACGTCGAGGCGGCCTACGCTGAGCCCGATCTGGGGGGCGACGCCCGATCCGCCCGCATCGGCTTCACGGCGTAG
- a CDS encoding Crp/Fnr family transcriptional regulator, with protein sequence MLSRDEIPRDLPLFDGVKASKIDHLLECYNARLAELDAGEVIATADGTPGFVAYLMTGRALACTYDEQGNRTIMHELMPGQALFCRESSRMALLREIVVTTCEQSRVLYFSVPDAELRGDNCVLCAKMVLGNLALSLGSLNAELMAAMDIRRRRTTRGKLIAYLQYEAHRHGASAFDVTLNRQELADFLCIDRAALSRELSGLRDEGQIEYDRSHFELHLRPPVRRGVQAGV encoded by the coding sequence ATGCTTTCGCGGGACGAGATCCCGCGTGACTTGCCGCTCTTCGATGGCGTGAAGGCCTCGAAGATCGACCATCTGCTCGAGTGCTATAACGCACGCCTCGCCGAGCTTGACGCGGGCGAGGTCATTGCGACGGCGGACGGCACGCCGGGGTTTGTTGCGTACCTGATGACGGGCCGTGCTCTGGCCTGCACCTACGATGAGCAGGGCAACCGTACAATCATGCACGAGCTTATGCCGGGGCAGGCCCTTTTCTGTCGGGAGTCGAGCCGTATGGCGCTGCTGCGCGAGATCGTCGTCACGACGTGCGAGCAGAGCCGGGTGCTCTACTTCAGCGTGCCCGACGCCGAGCTACGTGGCGACAATTGCGTCCTGTGCGCGAAGATGGTGCTTGGCAACCTCGCCCTGTCGCTGGGCTCGCTCAACGCGGAGCTTATGGCGGCCATGGACATCCGACGCCGGCGCACGACGCGCGGCAAGCTCATCGCCTACTTGCAATACGAGGCGCACCGGCATGGGGCGAGCGCGTTCGACGTGACGCTCAATCGTCAGGAGTTGGCAGACTTTCTGTGCATCGACCGCGCCGCCCTGTCGCGCGAGCTGTCGGGGCTGCGCGACGAGGGTCAGATCGAGTACGACCGCAGCCACTTCGAGCTGCACCTGCGCCCGCCCGTGCGCCGTGGCGTCCAAGCGGGGGTATAG
- a CDS encoding ABC transporter substrate-binding protein: MERVNTPLSRRSFVAAAAALGAATVLTGTAYAADGASAGKDAGKGSGKGGGKGKQVAIAASDDPSIVIDAQGNEVAVPEKIERVAITCNGGATHEAVIFGGPDKIVAEPSMEAFPQLLKMFPVLNDVVNGGSFDDVNVETIAAQAPDIVLCGVSSEKGNAQIREVGMSTYVMLIGWAAVDTLKQEFLNVGHLFGNDERAEELVAYWDDMMSKIAERVAKLTDEQRARKVYYLGSPVITKANTGDWGRVWVDTIGATFAVPDEDLNGDVTIEKALGWNPDVIVVQGGKDLTELTSDPAVQDIAAIQNGEVYSCPIGAFWWDRPSPEAPLGFLWLAQTVFPGVFDDIDLHQETVDFFKRFYNYDLPQDEYDAFFGGAAK, encoded by the coding sequence ATGGAACGCGTGAACACCCCTCTTTCCCGCCGCAGCTTCGTGGCGGCCGCTGCCGCCCTGGGTGCTGCGACAGTCCTGACGGGCACAGCGTACGCAGCTGACGGCGCCTCTGCTGGGAAGGATGCCGGAAAGGGCTCGGGCAAGGGTGGCGGCAAGGGCAAGCAGGTCGCGATCGCCGCTTCCGACGACCCGTCCATCGTCATTGACGCCCAGGGCAACGAGGTTGCCGTGCCCGAGAAGATCGAGCGCGTCGCCATCACGTGCAACGGCGGCGCGACGCACGAGGCCGTCATTTTCGGCGGTCCCGACAAGATCGTTGCCGAGCCCTCCATGGAGGCGTTCCCCCAGCTGCTCAAGATGTTTCCGGTGCTCAACGACGTCGTGAACGGTGGCTCGTTCGACGACGTGAACGTCGAGACGATTGCGGCCCAGGCGCCTGACATCGTGCTGTGCGGCGTGAGCTCGGAGAAGGGCAACGCCCAGATCCGCGAGGTCGGCATGAGCACGTACGTCATGCTCATCGGCTGGGCGGCCGTCGACACGCTCAAGCAGGAGTTCCTCAACGTCGGTCACCTCTTCGGTAACGATGAGCGCGCCGAGGAGCTCGTGGCGTACTGGGACGACATGATGAGCAAGATCGCCGAGCGCGTGGCGAAGCTCACGGACGAGCAGCGCGCCCGCAAGGTGTACTACCTGGGCTCGCCTGTCATCACGAAGGCGAACACCGGCGACTGGGGTCGCGTGTGGGTCGACACGATCGGTGCAACGTTCGCCGTGCCCGACGAGGACCTCAACGGCGACGTCACGATCGAGAAGGCGCTGGGCTGGAACCCCGACGTCATCGTCGTCCAGGGCGGCAAGGACCTCACCGAGCTCACGAGCGACCCTGCCGTGCAGGACATCGCCGCCATCCAGAACGGTGAGGTCTACTCCTGCCCCATCGGCGCGTTCTGGTGGGATCGTCCCTCGCCCGAGGCGCCGCTTGGCTTCCTGTGGCTGGCCCAGACGGTGTTTCCCGGCGTGTTCGATGACATTGACCTGCACCAGGAGACCGTCGACTTCTTCAAGCGTTTCTACAACTACGACCTGCCGCAGGACGAGTACGACGCGTTCTTCGGCGGCGCGGCGAAGTAA
- a CDS encoding ABC transporter substrate-binding protein — MEKDMLSRRGFVRATAGLGAALAACGLAGTALASDKAADAKASGAADKAASAAKDGVVIDYKGREVAIPEKIERIAVTCMGGATQTVCVFGGADRLVVSPSMAKSSPLVLKLFPQIEDAVDAGTFDDVNIETIAAAEPDFAFVSSTSDKGNAAIEELGIPTYTLGTANSTIESMRNDYMNAGKLLGTTDTADELMKFWDDVLGYVSDTLATIPEEDRLTVYRCGAELTAASHTPWATSWIKGAGGIPAVEKDGMTSDVSIEQVAEWDPDVISTSGDVNAILTNEAYADLKAVKNGAVYKTPKGTMSWDVPSPEVPLGFAWLAKTLYPEAFADFDVEAKCKEFYAQFFNYDLTDEDLDGIFLRTK; from the coding sequence ATGGAGAAAGACATGCTTTCCCGCCGCGGCTTCGTGCGGGCGACGGCTGGCCTGGGCGCGGCGCTTGCCGCCTGCGGCCTGGCTGGTACGGCGCTTGCCTCCGACAAGGCTGCCGACGCGAAGGCGAGCGGTGCTGCTGACAAGGCCGCCTCTGCCGCCAAAGACGGCGTCGTCATCGACTACAAGGGCCGCGAGGTCGCCATTCCCGAGAAGATCGAGCGCATCGCCGTCACGTGCATGGGTGGCGCGACGCAGACCGTGTGCGTATTCGGCGGCGCCGACCGCCTTGTCGTGAGCCCGTCGATGGCTAAGAGCTCTCCGCTCGTGCTGAAGCTGTTCCCGCAGATCGAGGACGCCGTGGACGCCGGCACGTTCGACGACGTCAACATCGAGACGATCGCCGCCGCCGAGCCTGACTTCGCGTTCGTGTCGAGCACGTCTGACAAGGGCAACGCCGCCATTGAGGAGCTGGGCATCCCCACGTACACGCTCGGCACGGCCAACTCCACGATTGAGTCCATGCGCAACGACTATATGAACGCCGGCAAGCTGCTCGGCACGACCGACACGGCCGACGAGCTCATGAAGTTCTGGGATGACGTGCTGGGTTACGTCTCCGATACGCTGGCGACCATCCCCGAGGAGGATCGCCTGACGGTTTACCGCTGCGGCGCAGAGCTCACGGCCGCGAGCCACACCCCGTGGGCGACGTCGTGGATCAAGGGCGCGGGCGGCATCCCTGCTGTCGAGAAGGACGGCATGACGAGCGACGTCAGCATCGAGCAGGTTGCCGAGTGGGATCCCGACGTCATCAGCACGTCGGGCGACGTGAACGCCATCCTGACGAACGAGGCGTATGCCGACCTGAAGGCCGTGAAGAACGGCGCGGTCTACAAGACGCCGAAGGGCACGATGAGCTGGGACGTTCCCTCGCCTGAGGTGCCGCTCGGCTTCGCGTGGCTCGCTAAGACGCTCTATCCCGAGGCGTTTGCCGACTTCGACGTCGAGGCGAAGTGCAAGGAGTTCTACGCCCAGTTCTTCAACTATGACCTGACGGACGAGGACCTCGACGGCATTTTCCTGCGTACGAAGTAG